The Microcystis aeruginosa NIES-843 sequence CGTTTCTCTCAACTCTTCTTGTGTTCGCTTCTCTAGAATAGCTATTAGTTTTCCCGTATCTAAATTTACTAAAACCGCACAGTAATTTTTTTGTCCTTTGACTAGAGCGATTTCATCAATTCCTAGTCTTTTTAATTCCGATAGGTCTGGCTCTGTAATTTCTTCGGCGATGTCCTCTATCATTCTTTGAATCTCTTCTTCCGTTACGTCATTTATTCGACTAACATTTAAAATATCTCCTTCTTTTAATTGTTCGAGTATATTTGCGGCTAGTCTTTTCGTATAGGTTCGTTTCTTGGCGACAAAATCTAACTCTTCGCTCAAGGGTCTCTGACAATTATCGCACTTAAATTGACGACGATTAATTTGTAGGTATACTGGTTGACCTGAGATTGGTAAATCTTTGACTAAATGTCGATGATTTTGGTGGAGTTTATCGCTCTCTAACCCACAACGAGGACAGGTTGCTTTTTGATTTTTCGATTCGATTCGGCAAACTATACCGATATTTTCTAGGTGTAGATAGCCTTGAATACAGGTTCCTTTTAGGTTCAAAAATTTGTCAAGTATCATAAGTAAAATAATCTCGTTTTTGGCTATTATATCAAATCTTAACTCAATTGTCTATCTTTTGGTATTAACCTGTTTGTGCCTTAAGTCCTTCCCTGTATGGATTTCAGCTACTTTTGAGCGTAGGCGCTCTCATCGAATTTTATTTTAAGTTAATTATTTGCATAACAATTCCCGAAGAGCCTTAAATTACTGAAATAAAAAATATCCGTAACAATAGAATTCGCTTGTTGTGGGGCAACTTGTATTAGTGTTTGTCTTGCCCACTCATCTAAAACTTCAATCAAATTTTCATCGAATTTATCCAGATTTTGCGCCCAAAAGGGATAAATTACTTGAGGGTTGGAATTTTCTGAGATTTTTTGTAATGTCTCGATTAAGAAATTGAGATAGTTAGTTTCCGTCTTTATAGAGGAAGAGGAATAGCTTTGTAGCAAATTTCCCGCAATATTCATTAACCGATTCGCATTATTGAGATCGCTTCTTAGCCTTAGATTATCCGCTACTTTTAATAATTCTGTCACCAAACCCTGATCCAATAGTTCCCGATTTTCCTGTAAAATTCGGGGTTCATCGCCATCATTGCAGGATAATAGCTGATTAATCAGGTTTAGATAAGCTTGGGTGCGTTGTTCGTTCATGGCGTGGTAAATGATGGCGGTTAATTTAGTTATCTTTAGCGATAGGTTATTGTTCGGGGGTAGGGGCGAAGCATTCGGGCAATAACATATCGCTGAAACCATAAATTCCCTATTGGGACTTAAACGCCAAATAAAGATCAAATCGAGTATAATCGTTAAAGAGTAAGCACTTTACGTTGAAAGATCAGCGATGAAAGAGACAACCCCAGCCGCAATGCCCCCATGCTTTGACCGATGGTGTCGGCGGTTTGACAATTGCTTCAAAAACGAAGCGCAAAAAAACGGCTTCAGACAATATTTAGGAGGATTATTAGGGGAAAGTGAGAGGAAAAACCTGACTCAAATGGCCAATAATGCCGTCGGAGTAGTTTATAACCGATTACATCACTTTTTGACCGAATCTCCTTGGTCAGACCGTCAGGTGAATGAATGTCGGTTGCAAGTGATGAACCAATGCCGCCAGACGCAAATCCCCCGAGGATTTTCCCTGATTGTCGATGACTCAGGACATCGAAAAAGTGGCAATCTGACCGCCGGAGTTGGCAGGCAGTACCTAGGAGAAATTGGCAAGACAGACAACGGAATAGTCGCCGTCACTACCCATCTCTACGACGGCAAAAAAAGTGTCCCCCTAGACAGGGAAATTTATCAACCGGCTAGTTCCTTAGCCGAGGGGAAAGAAGACAAAGAATTTAAGAAGAAACCAGAGATAGCGATAGATTTAATTGACCGGAGCTTAACCAGAGGCTATCGACCGAAAATCGTCTTAATAGATGCTGGTTATGGCAACAACACAAATTTTCTCAAAGCCCTGGAAGAAAGAAAGCTAAAATACTTAGGAGGATTGGCAAAAAATCGAAAAGTAATTATTGAAAAAGAAGGGGGTGTGGAAGAAACAATCCAGCTTGAGCAACTAGCAAAAAGCCTATCAGAAAAGGATTGGGAGAAAATCACCCTAAATCTAGATAAAGAGAAAACGGTTTGGGTAGCGGTATTCAGAGCGAAAATATCTCAACTAGAAGGAGAAAGGAACTTGGCGATCGTCATGAATGCAAGTTCAATGGAAAAAGCAACAGAGGTTGACTATTTCATCACCAATGTAGTTGAGGCAGATACAGTAACAGCGTCGTGGATAGTCAAGACTTACACCGAAAGAAATTGGGTGGAAGTATTCTACCGAGAAGCCAAAGGATGGTTAGGGTTAAGGGAATATCAAGTCAGGGATAAACGAAGCTTACTTCGTCATTTTATCTTGGTGTTTTGTGCCTATACATTTATCCTGTGGCATAAGTTAACTGGGGGATTGCAAAGGCAGTGGGCGAATCGACCTTTAAACACTTTTGTGGAAGCCTTGGAAGCTTTTCGGACAGCGATGTCTTTCCGTTTCTTTGAGTGGCTGACCGAGAATCGGGATGTGTTTGCCGCTTACAAAGCCAGTTTAGGCTTTGTTTGGGCTTGAAATTTGTTTAAGTCCCACTATCCGAATGCTTCGCCCCTACAGGTTATTTCCCCCTACAGGTTATTTCCCCCTACAGGTTATTTCCCCCTACTGGACTGTTTCAGCTAATTTGGTGCAATAGATTCTCCCGATTCCTCCTCCTCAAACACAGGATAAAGATGTTTCAGCTTGACCCTAGCATCGCTGGTCGTAAACGTCCATATTACTGTAGATGCAGTCTGATTACGTTCTTTTTGCCAGGTTTCTATCTCCCTTTTCAGTTCTTCCTTGCTAGAAATCCTTCTATCTAAACATTGCCTCGATAAGACGCTTAGTTCAGTTTCGGCTACATTTAACCAGCTACCATTACGAGGTGTGTAATAACCCACATTCCGCACCCTAAGTGTCACAACGTCTCAAAAGAGGAAGGGGCGTGAGTCAAAATACTTATCTAGAGGAGTGAGTTGGCGGCAAGCTGCCGGCAACTAAGCCGAAAATTTCAGAGTTCCCCCGGTCATTCTCAATAAACAGTGCTTGTTGAGAATGACTAGGCAATCAGACTTAACATCTAGGGGGAGATGTTCCAGTTGCTCGCTTTGTTTTGTCACCCCTTGAAGTCAATCCATCTGGTCAAGATAAGAGATAATATTCCTGGCAAGGTTTGGGAAAAAATCTCAAAATGTTGCGCCTCTCATCCGTTAAGTTGCTAATCTTTTGATTGTCTTGAATACGGACGAGATGAATCCCTTGAAAGCCCTGAAATATCCAGCGTAACGTCGGTCGGTCAGTTAACTTACCCAACGGATTTTTCAGTCCCGTCTCCTGCTGTTTTAAACTTAAACGAAGTTGTCTTTGACCAATAGTATAAACCAGCAGGCACAAGCCCATGAGCATGGCCATGACCTCGATTCTATGGGGAGATTTGAGAAAGACACTGTGGGCAAAAAAGCAGGGGTCTTTGAGAAAAGAAAATCCTCTTTCCGGAGCTTGTTGCCCTTTATATTTTTTGAGTATATCCTCACTGCTTAATCGTTGTTTCTCCAAATCGTTAGTTGCTAAAACGAATCGTCCTGCTCGTTTCTTTAGCCTCTCAATGGCGGTCAAATTCAACTCTAATTCGGCTTGAACTTGATAGCTTTGAGAGGGTAAATCGTCTTTTGATTTGAGTTTTGACCCCTGGGACTCAGGCGGAATGAGATTGACTTTAATCTCCGTTAACTGATGAGATTTTAAGGAGTCAGATAATCCTTTGGCTATCGCCAACGCCACCGCTCTATTCTCAAATTCTCTTCGGGATAGTTGCCGGATTTTTTCTTGGGCAGAATTCTTTTCCTGCTCGATTTTTTTCTCTAATTTTTTCAAGTCTGATTCTTGTCTAGCTTGACTTTCAACTAGCAACCATCTTTGTTCTATCCCCCCATAGTTAGAGATGGTTTCCCGCCAGGAATAACCCGGTATTTCTGAATCGGTTAACTCTTTTTCTGAGATGCTATCAACCAACTCTTGAGCCTCTTTAATGCTTAATGGTACTCGAGACAACCAACGCATTTCTTTCATTAGTTTTAAATTCTCTTTGCTATAGAGGGCGCTATCGCCGACTATTAAACTGTCAAAGTCAACTTGTTTTTTAAATTCTCGGGCGATTTGACCAAAAACCGCTTTGTCCGCTTCATTTCCGTCCCCTACTTTCAGGAATAAAGGTACATCTCCATCCCCACTTACGATTAAGTCAATCATAAATTGTTTTAAGTCAGGTCTTCGGTCGCGGGAGTATCCGTAGGTAATTTTTATTGGCTGTTGTCTGGTTTCAATTTCTTCTCCCACTGCTCCTGATTTCAGGATTTCTACTGTTGGGTATTCCTTTTTATATTCTCCTTCTACTGATAGAGAAGTCGAAT is a genomic window containing:
- a CDS encoding IS1634 family transposase; amino-acid sequence: MNQSTEIEVKNLDHLGLVAGIIDEIGIVEIINEQVSIERGEIVTAGQVVKAIILNGLGFVSRALYLFPQFFEDKATEHLLGEGIEPKHLNDDKIGRVMDKLYQLDVSGIFLLISLAAVKKFGVATENSHLDSTSLSVEGEYKKEYPTVEILKSGAVGEEIETRQQPIKITYGYSRDRRPDLKQFMIDLIVSGDGDVPLFLKVGDGNEADKAVFGQIAREFKKQVDFDSLIVGDSALYSKENLKLMKEMRWLSRVPLSIKEAQELVDSISEKELTDSEIPGYSWRETISNYGGIEQRWLLVESQARQESDLKKLEKKIEQEKNSAQEKIRQLSRREFENRAVALAIAKGLSDSLKSHQLTEIKVNLIPPESQGSKLKSKDDLPSQSYQVQAELELNLTAIERLKKRAGRFVLATNDLEKQRLSSEDILKKYKGQQAPERGFSFLKDPCFFAHSVFLKSPHRIEVMAMLMGLCLLVYTIGQRQLRLSLKQQETGLKNPLGKLTDRPTLRWIFQGFQGIHLVRIQDNQKISNLTDERRNILRFFPKPCQEYYLLS
- a CDS encoding IS701-like element ISMae34 family transposase, producing MKETTPAAMPPCFDRWCRRFDNCFKNEAQKNGFRQYLGGLLGESERKNLTQMANNAVGVVYNRLHHFLTESPWSDRQVNECRLQVMNQCRQTQIPRGFSLIVDDSGHRKSGNLTAGVGRQYLGEIGKTDNGIVAVTTHLYDGKKSVPLDREIYQPASSLAEGKEDKEFKKKPEIAIDLIDRSLTRGYRPKIVLIDAGYGNNTNFLKALEERKLKYLGGLAKNRKVIIEKEGGVEETIQLEQLAKSLSEKDWEKITLNLDKEKTVWVAVFRAKISQLEGERNLAIVMNASSMEKATEVDYFITNVVEADTVTASWIVKTYTERNWVEVFYREAKGWLGLREYQVRDKRSLLRHFILVFCAYTFILWHKLTGGLQRQWANRPLNTFVEALEAFRTAMSFRFFEWLTENRDVFAAYKASLGFVWA